A region from the Candidatus Obscuribacterales bacterium genome encodes:
- a CDS encoding ATP-binding protein produces the protein SDIPSDLPRVYADPERVEQVLMNLLDNAIKYTPVSGRIRLTILHRTTQKVQVSICDDGPGIPEENCDRIFEDRFRLERDESKDGYGIGLSLCQRVIRAHYGQIWVDSVPSQGSCFHFTLPVYRS, from the coding sequence TCCGACATTCCCAGCGATTTGCCTCGGGTCTATGCTGATCCGGAGCGGGTGGAACAGGTGCTCATGAATTTGCTCGACAATGCGATTAAGTACACACCGGTGTCCGGTCGCATTCGCCTGACCATTTTGCATCGCACCACCCAAAAGGTGCAGGTGAGTATCTGTGATGATGGCCCTGGCATTCCTGAAGAAAATTGCGATCGCATCTTTGAAGATCGATTTCGCCTAGAACGGGATGAAAGCAAGGATGGCTATGGTATCGGCCTCTCCCTCTGCCAGCGGGTCATTCGGGCGCACTATGGGCAAATCTGGGTTGATTCTGTTCCCAGCCAGGGCAGTTGCTTCCACTTCACCCTGCCGGTCTACCGTTCCTAG